A DNA window from Myxocyprinus asiaticus isolate MX2 ecotype Aquarium Trade chromosome 15, UBuf_Myxa_2, whole genome shotgun sequence contains the following coding sequences:
- the LOC127452817 gene encoding PHD finger protein 20-like protein 1 isoform X4, which translates to MSKKPPNRPGIAFEVGARVEAQDYLQKWYPSRIEKIDYDEGKMLVHFDRWSHRYDEWILWDSKRLRPLERPALRKEGVKEEEMSERLSEMRASRLRELPGSSESTEDQKDLSQQRQELRDGEEVLARWTDCRYYPAKIESINKEGTYTVQFYDGVIRCVKRIHIKSMPEDAKGQDWIALVKAATAAAKSKGGSRPRTSANSNKDREDRKEQRSDEELDNEEDEDSESEKLAADLESEEEDSKPAAKDVESTAMKRRSKRQGNMCSRKRTRLSKGTGCPDTESESKTEPKELPVTTQQKMSGEASLAEERPQSASDQRAPAPLSTPAPSPCKSRSRRFKHDSGESTSSSQNITTAPEPSPSPSSTQTLPDSAHTAPLNSPQRRRRSQRLVTSSDQTSPNSPHMRDSISHPPPTDSSQKTNEDCCTAVKTEASSQKPVSGSTSSAPPAGSAHSPIAEKDKMTDMLPSNQTALGENSPSIVIAAGQKLPSRMPKTNKHTREPIINTKKSDDPTAPNESLIDLDHNKFKCKVPGCSKAFRKAKLLDYHLKYYHNTEKEMDGKVCSPERMGRTRATSASMPTSTLSDTPENKRRRTVSTSSCRFPYGSLSSQGFMLQMDSTGYVRPPKFCKKKRSSASISSDSTEVSLPPPPFDNHHDRFLKKDKHLDAAGLCIKTERKFKLEEKCQLFAKKRDKDRRDRKEKDLFRIKQKKKKKKKKKSKQHCYSDLEEMSLAYLDRQSSPLHHSSSSAFSKHSTFQYPRAILSVDLTGENLSDIDFLEDSTTESLLFSGDEYNQDLDSIAMEDFQDEDDDGDDEIVRCICEMDEENGFMIQCEECMCWQHSVCMGLLEDSIPEQYICYICRDPPGQRWSAKYRHDKDWLQKGHMYGLSFLTENYSHQNAKKIVSTHQLLADVYSVKNLLHGLQLKMDILQNKHNPSLHLWARSWVNSDEDQPMGGIPDCLHFKEHLNQDSNPETYITSEHSYQKPPGTSLEHTQRDEQGTQTALHTTPFNINEEEVSSAIALSSCGNDSNLGSMEQARNCLQWQMNLLTHIEDIQNQLSGRMDLIEKELDVLESWLDFTGELEPPDPLARLPQLKCRIKQLLTDLGKVQQMSTLCSV; encoded by the exons ATGAGCAAGAAACCTCCAAATCGACCGGGGATCGCTTTTGAAGTTGGAGCCAGGGTAGAGGCCCAAGACTACCTACAGAAATG GTACCCTTCACGAATTGAGAAGATTGATTATGATGAGGGAAAGATGCTTGTGCATTTTGATCGTTGGAGTCATCGGTACGATGAATGGATTCTCTGGGACAGCAAGAGACTTCGGCCATTAGAGAGACCAGCACTCCGCAAAGAGGGTGTCAAAGAAGAAGAGATGTCT GAGAGACTCAGCGAGATGAGAGCATCTCGCCTTCGTGAGCTCCCTGGAAGTTCAGAGAGTACAGAGGACCAAAAAGACTTATCCCAGCAGAGACAA GAATTGAGAGATGGTGAGGAAGTGCTTGCTCGATGGACAGATTGCCGCTATTACCCTGCCAAGATTGAAAGTATCAACAAGGAAG GCACTTACACTGTACAGTTTTATGATGGAGTCATACGCTGTGTGAAAAGAATCCATATCAAGTCCATGCCTGAAGATGCAAAAGGACAA GACTGGATTGCTCTGGTGAAGGCAGCCACAGCTGCAGCTAAGAGTAAAGGAGGGAGCCGGCCTCGCACAAGCGCCAACAGCAACAAGGACAGAGAGGACAGGAAGGAACAGCGGTCGGATGAAGAGCTTGATAACGAGGAGGATGAGGATTCTGAATCAGAGAAACTCG CAGCAGACCTGGAGTCAGAAGAAGAGGACAGTAAACCAGCTGCTAAGGATGTTGAATCTACTGCGATGAAGAGGAGAAGCAAAAGACAAGGCAACATGTGTAGCAGGAAAAGGACTCGCCTTAGCAAAGGGACAG GATGTCCTGACACTGAGTCTGAAAGCAAAACGGAGCCAAAAGAGCTTCCAGTGACCACACAGCAG AAAATGTCAGGAGAAGCTAGTCTAGCAGAGGAGAGACCCCAGTCTGCCAGTGACCAGAGAGCCCCAGCACCCCTTTCTACTCCTGCTCCTTCCCCGTGCAAGTCTCGCTCCAGGAGGTTTAAGCATGACTCGGGAGAGTCCACTTCCAGCAGTCAGAACATAACCACAGCTCCTGAACCCAGTCCTTCACCCAGCTCGACACAAACCCTCCCAGACAGCGCACACACTG CCCCTCTCAACTCCCCCCAGAGAAGGAGACGATCTCAGCGTTTAGTGACAAGCTCTGACCAGACCTCCCCTAACTCACCGCACATGAGGGATTCCATCTCCCACCCTCCACCCACAGACAGCTCTCAGAAAACTA ATGAAGACTGCTGCACTGCAGTCAAAACAGAAGCTTCTTCACAAAAGCCAGTTTCAGGAAGCACATCATCAGCCCCACCCGCTGGCAGTGCTCATTCACCAATCGCTGAGAAGGACAAGATGACTGACATGTTGCCTAGTAATCAAACAGCACTTGGAGAGAACTCTCCTTCTATAGTGATAG CTGCTGGTCAGAAACTTCCTTCCAGGATGCCTAAAACCAACAAACATACCAGAGAGCCAA TTATAAATACCAAGAAGTCTGATGACCCCACTGCTCCCAATGAGTCTCTAATAGATCTGGACCATAATAAATTTAAGTGTAAAGTCCCTGGCTGCTCTAAAGCATTCCGGAAAGCAAAGCTGCTGGACTATCACCTGAAGTACTATCATAACACAGAAAAGGAAATGGATGGCAAGGTCTGCTCACCAGAGAGGATGGGCCGCACCAGGGCCACATCTGCTTCCATGCCTACAAGCACCCTGTCCGATACCCCAGAAAACAAGAGACGCAGGACCGTCTCCACTTCTTCCTGTAGGTTTCCCTATGGAT CTCTGTCGTCTCAGGGCTTCATGCTTCAAATGGACAGCACTGGCTATGTGCGGCCTCCTAAGTTTTGTAAAAAGAAACGTTCTTCTGCCTCTATCAGTTCAGACAGTACAGAGGTGTCTCTACCACCTCCACCCTTTGATAACCACCATGACAGGTTTCTCAAGAAGGACAAGCACCTAGATGCAG CAGGACTATGTATAAAGACAGAGCGAAAATTCAAACTAGAGGAAAAATGTCAGTTGTTTG CGaaaaagagagataaagacaGGCGGGACAGAAAAGAGAAGGACCTTTTCAGAATtaaacagaagaaaaagaaaaaaaagaagaagaaatcgAAACAACACT GTTATTCAGACCTGGAAGAGATGTCATTGGCTTACCTGGATAGACAGTCTTCCCCGCTACATCATTCTTCCTCCAGTGCCTTTTCAAAGCACAGCACCTTCCAATACCCTCGTGCCATACTGTCTGTCGACCTTACTGGGGAGA ACCTGTCAGACATTGACTTCCTGGAGGACTCGACCACTGAGAGTTTGCTGTTCAGTGGAGATGAGTATAACCAGGATTTAGACTCTATCGCCATGGAGGACTTCcaggatgaggatgatgatggtgatgatgagaTTGTCCGCTGTATCTGTGAGATGGATGAAGAAAACGGCTTCATGATTCAG TGTGAGGAGTGTATGTGCTGGCAGCACAGTGTGTGTATGGGACTTTTGGAGGACAGCATCCCCGAACAATACATCTGTTACATCTGCAGAGACCCTCCAG GTCAGAGGTGGAGTGCTAAATACCGTCATGATAAAGACTGGCTCCAAAAGGGCCACATGTATGGGCTATCCTTCCTCACAGAGAACTACTCGCATCAGAATGCCAAGAAGATTGTTTCCACTCACCAGCTTCTGGCTGATGTTTACAGTGTTAAAAACCTGCTCCATGGCCTTCAGCTCAAGATGGACATCTTACA GAACAAACATAACCCAAGTTTGCACTTATGGGCTCGGTCTTGGGTGAACTCTGATGAAGACCAGCCTATGGGGGGCATTCCAGACTGCTTACATTTCAAAGAGCACCTCAACCAGGACTCAAACCCTGAAACCTATATCACTAGCGAGCACAGCTACCAGAAACCTCCCGGAACAAGCCTTGAACACACTCAAAGGGATGAGCAGGGGACCCAAACAGCCTTGCACACCACACCATTTAATATAAATGAAGAAGAG GTAAGCAGTGCCATTGCACTGTCTAGCTGTGGAAATGACAGCAACCTGGGGTCCATGGAACAGGCCAGGAACTGCCTGCAGTGGCAGATGAACCTGCTTACACACATAGAAGACATTCAGAACCAGCTCTCAGGCCGCATGGACCTCATCGAGAAAGAGCTTGATG tGCTGGAGAGTTGGTTGGACTTCACGGGTGAATTGGAGCCTCCTGATCCCTTGGCCCGACTTCCACAGCTCAAGTGCCGAATCAAACAACTTCTGACGGACCTGGGAAAAGTACAGCAGATGAGCACCCTCTGCTCTGTGTGA
- the LOC127452817 gene encoding PHD finger protein 20-like protein 1 isoform X1, whose product MSKKPPNRPGIAFEVGARVEAQDYLQKWYPSRIEKIDYDEGKMLVHFDRWSHRYDEWILWDSKRLRPLERPALRKEGVKEEEMSERLSEMRASRLRELPGSSESTEDQKDLSQQRQELRDGEEVLARWTDCRYYPAKIESINKEGTYTVQFYDGVIRCVKRIHIKSMPEDAKGQQDWIALVKAATAAAKSKGGSRPRTSANSNKDREDRKEQRSDEELDNEEDEDSESEKLAADLESEEEDSKPAAKDVESTAMKRRSKRQGNMCSRKRTRLSKGTGCPDTESESKTEPKELPVTTQQKMSGEASLAEERPQSASDQRAPAPLSTPAPSPCKSRSRRFKHDSGESTSSSQNITTAPEPSPSPSSTQTLPDSAHTAPLNSPQRRRRSQRLVTSSDQTSPNSPHMRDSISHPPPTDSSQKTNEDCCTAVKTEASSQKPVSGSTSSAPPAGSAHSPIAEKDKMTDMLPSNQTALGENSPSIVIAAGQKLPSRMPKTNKHTREPIINTKKSDDPTAPNESLIDLDHNKFKCKVPGCSKAFRKAKLLDYHLKYYHNTEKEMDGKVCSPERMGRTRATSASMPTSTLSDTPENKRRRTVSTSSCRFPYGSLSSQGFMLQMDSTGYVRPPKFCKKKRSSASISSDSTEVSLPPPPFDNHHDRFLKKDKHLDAAGLCIKTERKFKLEEKCQLFAKKRDKDRRDRKEKDLFRIKQKKKKKKKKKSKQHCYSDLEEMSLAYLDRQSSPLHHSSSSAFSKHSTFQYPRAILSVDLTGENLSDIDFLEDSTTESLLFSGDEYNQDLDSIAMEDFQDEDDDGDDEIVRCICEMDEENGFMIQCEECMCWQHSVCMGLLEDSIPEQYICYICRDPPGQRWSAKYRHDKDWLQKGHMYGLSFLTENYSHQNAKKIVSTHQLLADVYSVKNLLHGLQLKMDILQNKHNPSLHLWARSWVNSDEDQPMGGIPDCLHFKEHLNQDSNPETYITSEHSYQKPPGTSLEHTQRDEQGTQTALHTTPFNINEEEVSSAIALSSCGNDSNLGSMEQARNCLQWQMNLLTHIEDIQNQLSGRMDLIEKELDVLESWLDFTGELEPPDPLARLPQLKCRIKQLLTDLGKVQQMSTLCSV is encoded by the exons ATGAGCAAGAAACCTCCAAATCGACCGGGGATCGCTTTTGAAGTTGGAGCCAGGGTAGAGGCCCAAGACTACCTACAGAAATG GTACCCTTCACGAATTGAGAAGATTGATTATGATGAGGGAAAGATGCTTGTGCATTTTGATCGTTGGAGTCATCGGTACGATGAATGGATTCTCTGGGACAGCAAGAGACTTCGGCCATTAGAGAGACCAGCACTCCGCAAAGAGGGTGTCAAAGAAGAAGAGATGTCT GAGAGACTCAGCGAGATGAGAGCATCTCGCCTTCGTGAGCTCCCTGGAAGTTCAGAGAGTACAGAGGACCAAAAAGACTTATCCCAGCAGAGACAA GAATTGAGAGATGGTGAGGAAGTGCTTGCTCGATGGACAGATTGCCGCTATTACCCTGCCAAGATTGAAAGTATCAACAAGGAAG GCACTTACACTGTACAGTTTTATGATGGAGTCATACGCTGTGTGAAAAGAATCCATATCAAGTCCATGCCTGAAGATGCAAAAGGACAA CAGGACTGGATTGCTCTGGTGAAGGCAGCCACAGCTGCAGCTAAGAGTAAAGGAGGGAGCCGGCCTCGCACAAGCGCCAACAGCAACAAGGACAGAGAGGACAGGAAGGAACAGCGGTCGGATGAAGAGCTTGATAACGAGGAGGATGAGGATTCTGAATCAGAGAAACTCG CAGCAGACCTGGAGTCAGAAGAAGAGGACAGTAAACCAGCTGCTAAGGATGTTGAATCTACTGCGATGAAGAGGAGAAGCAAAAGACAAGGCAACATGTGTAGCAGGAAAAGGACTCGCCTTAGCAAAGGGACAG GATGTCCTGACACTGAGTCTGAAAGCAAAACGGAGCCAAAAGAGCTTCCAGTGACCACACAGCAG AAAATGTCAGGAGAAGCTAGTCTAGCAGAGGAGAGACCCCAGTCTGCCAGTGACCAGAGAGCCCCAGCACCCCTTTCTACTCCTGCTCCTTCCCCGTGCAAGTCTCGCTCCAGGAGGTTTAAGCATGACTCGGGAGAGTCCACTTCCAGCAGTCAGAACATAACCACAGCTCCTGAACCCAGTCCTTCACCCAGCTCGACACAAACCCTCCCAGACAGCGCACACACTG CCCCTCTCAACTCCCCCCAGAGAAGGAGACGATCTCAGCGTTTAGTGACAAGCTCTGACCAGACCTCCCCTAACTCACCGCACATGAGGGATTCCATCTCCCACCCTCCACCCACAGACAGCTCTCAGAAAACTA ATGAAGACTGCTGCACTGCAGTCAAAACAGAAGCTTCTTCACAAAAGCCAGTTTCAGGAAGCACATCATCAGCCCCACCCGCTGGCAGTGCTCATTCACCAATCGCTGAGAAGGACAAGATGACTGACATGTTGCCTAGTAATCAAACAGCACTTGGAGAGAACTCTCCTTCTATAGTGATAG CTGCTGGTCAGAAACTTCCTTCCAGGATGCCTAAAACCAACAAACATACCAGAGAGCCAA TTATAAATACCAAGAAGTCTGATGACCCCACTGCTCCCAATGAGTCTCTAATAGATCTGGACCATAATAAATTTAAGTGTAAAGTCCCTGGCTGCTCTAAAGCATTCCGGAAAGCAAAGCTGCTGGACTATCACCTGAAGTACTATCATAACACAGAAAAGGAAATGGATGGCAAGGTCTGCTCACCAGAGAGGATGGGCCGCACCAGGGCCACATCTGCTTCCATGCCTACAAGCACCCTGTCCGATACCCCAGAAAACAAGAGACGCAGGACCGTCTCCACTTCTTCCTGTAGGTTTCCCTATGGAT CTCTGTCGTCTCAGGGCTTCATGCTTCAAATGGACAGCACTGGCTATGTGCGGCCTCCTAAGTTTTGTAAAAAGAAACGTTCTTCTGCCTCTATCAGTTCAGACAGTACAGAGGTGTCTCTACCACCTCCACCCTTTGATAACCACCATGACAGGTTTCTCAAGAAGGACAAGCACCTAGATGCAG CAGGACTATGTATAAAGACAGAGCGAAAATTCAAACTAGAGGAAAAATGTCAGTTGTTTG CGaaaaagagagataaagacaGGCGGGACAGAAAAGAGAAGGACCTTTTCAGAATtaaacagaagaaaaagaaaaaaaagaagaagaaatcgAAACAACACT GTTATTCAGACCTGGAAGAGATGTCATTGGCTTACCTGGATAGACAGTCTTCCCCGCTACATCATTCTTCCTCCAGTGCCTTTTCAAAGCACAGCACCTTCCAATACCCTCGTGCCATACTGTCTGTCGACCTTACTGGGGAGA ACCTGTCAGACATTGACTTCCTGGAGGACTCGACCACTGAGAGTTTGCTGTTCAGTGGAGATGAGTATAACCAGGATTTAGACTCTATCGCCATGGAGGACTTCcaggatgaggatgatgatggtgatgatgagaTTGTCCGCTGTATCTGTGAGATGGATGAAGAAAACGGCTTCATGATTCAG TGTGAGGAGTGTATGTGCTGGCAGCACAGTGTGTGTATGGGACTTTTGGAGGACAGCATCCCCGAACAATACATCTGTTACATCTGCAGAGACCCTCCAG GTCAGAGGTGGAGTGCTAAATACCGTCATGATAAAGACTGGCTCCAAAAGGGCCACATGTATGGGCTATCCTTCCTCACAGAGAACTACTCGCATCAGAATGCCAAGAAGATTGTTTCCACTCACCAGCTTCTGGCTGATGTTTACAGTGTTAAAAACCTGCTCCATGGCCTTCAGCTCAAGATGGACATCTTACA GAACAAACATAACCCAAGTTTGCACTTATGGGCTCGGTCTTGGGTGAACTCTGATGAAGACCAGCCTATGGGGGGCATTCCAGACTGCTTACATTTCAAAGAGCACCTCAACCAGGACTCAAACCCTGAAACCTATATCACTAGCGAGCACAGCTACCAGAAACCTCCCGGAACAAGCCTTGAACACACTCAAAGGGATGAGCAGGGGACCCAAACAGCCTTGCACACCACACCATTTAATATAAATGAAGAAGAG GTAAGCAGTGCCATTGCACTGTCTAGCTGTGGAAATGACAGCAACCTGGGGTCCATGGAACAGGCCAGGAACTGCCTGCAGTGGCAGATGAACCTGCTTACACACATAGAAGACATTCAGAACCAGCTCTCAGGCCGCATGGACCTCATCGAGAAAGAGCTTGATG tGCTGGAGAGTTGGTTGGACTTCACGGGTGAATTGGAGCCTCCTGATCCCTTGGCCCGACTTCCACAGCTCAAGTGCCGAATCAAACAACTTCTGACGGACCTGGGAAAAGTACAGCAGATGAGCACCCTCTGCTCTGTGTGA
- the LOC127452817 gene encoding PHD finger protein 20-like protein 1 isoform X3, which translates to MSKKPPNRPGIAFEVGARVEAQDYLQKWYPSRIEKIDYDEGKMLVHFDRWSHRYDEWILWDSKRLRPLERPALRKEGVKEEEMSERLSEMRASRLRELPGSSESTEDQKDLSQQRQELRDGEEVLARWTDCRYYPAKIESINKEGTYTVQFYDGVIRCVKRIHIKSMPEDAKGQQDWIALVKAATAAAKSKGGSRPRTSANSNKDREDRKEQRSDEELDNEEDEDSESEKLAADLESEEEDSKPAAKDVESTAMKRRSKRQGNMCSRKRTRLSKGTGCPDTESESKTEPKELPVTTQQKMSGEASLAEERPQSASDQRAPAPLSTPAPSPCKSRSRRFKHDSGESTSSSQNITTAPEPSPSPSSTQTLPDSAHTAPLNSPQRRRRSQRLVTSSDQTSPNSPHMRDSISHPPPTDSSQKTNEDCCTAVKTEASSQKPVSGSTSSAPPAGSAHSPIAEKDKMTDMLPSNQTALGENSPSIVIAAGQKLPSRMPKTNKHTREPIINTKKSDDPTAPNESLIDLDHNKFKCKVPGCSKAFRKAKLLDYHLKYYHNTEKEMDGKVCSPERMGRTRATSASMPTSTLSDTPENKRRRTVSTSSCRFPYGSLSSQGFMLQMDSTGYVRPPKFCKKKRSSASISSDSTEVSLPPPPFDNHHDRFLKKDKHLDAGLCIKTERKFKLEEKCQLFAKKRDKDRRDRKEKDLFRIKQKKKKKKKKKSKQHCYSDLEEMSLAYLDRQSSPLHHSSSSAFSKHSTFQYPRAILSVDLTGENLSDIDFLEDSTTESLLFSGDEYNQDLDSIAMEDFQDEDDDGDDEIVRCICEMDEENGFMIQCEECMCWQHSVCMGLLEDSIPEQYICYICRDPPGQRWSAKYRHDKDWLQKGHMYGLSFLTENYSHQNAKKIVSTHQLLADVYSVKNLLHGLQLKMDILQNKHNPSLHLWARSWVNSDEDQPMGGIPDCLHFKEHLNQDSNPETYITSEHSYQKPPGTSLEHTQRDEQGTQTALHTTPFNINEEEVSSAIALSSCGNDSNLGSMEQARNCLQWQMNLLTHIEDIQNQLSGRMDLIEKELDVLESWLDFTGELEPPDPLARLPQLKCRIKQLLTDLGKVQQMSTLCSV; encoded by the exons ATGAGCAAGAAACCTCCAAATCGACCGGGGATCGCTTTTGAAGTTGGAGCCAGGGTAGAGGCCCAAGACTACCTACAGAAATG GTACCCTTCACGAATTGAGAAGATTGATTATGATGAGGGAAAGATGCTTGTGCATTTTGATCGTTGGAGTCATCGGTACGATGAATGGATTCTCTGGGACAGCAAGAGACTTCGGCCATTAGAGAGACCAGCACTCCGCAAAGAGGGTGTCAAAGAAGAAGAGATGTCT GAGAGACTCAGCGAGATGAGAGCATCTCGCCTTCGTGAGCTCCCTGGAAGTTCAGAGAGTACAGAGGACCAAAAAGACTTATCCCAGCAGAGACAA GAATTGAGAGATGGTGAGGAAGTGCTTGCTCGATGGACAGATTGCCGCTATTACCCTGCCAAGATTGAAAGTATCAACAAGGAAG GCACTTACACTGTACAGTTTTATGATGGAGTCATACGCTGTGTGAAAAGAATCCATATCAAGTCCATGCCTGAAGATGCAAAAGGACAA CAGGACTGGATTGCTCTGGTGAAGGCAGCCACAGCTGCAGCTAAGAGTAAAGGAGGGAGCCGGCCTCGCACAAGCGCCAACAGCAACAAGGACAGAGAGGACAGGAAGGAACAGCGGTCGGATGAAGAGCTTGATAACGAGGAGGATGAGGATTCTGAATCAGAGAAACTCG CAGCAGACCTGGAGTCAGAAGAAGAGGACAGTAAACCAGCTGCTAAGGATGTTGAATCTACTGCGATGAAGAGGAGAAGCAAAAGACAAGGCAACATGTGTAGCAGGAAAAGGACTCGCCTTAGCAAAGGGACAG GATGTCCTGACACTGAGTCTGAAAGCAAAACGGAGCCAAAAGAGCTTCCAGTGACCACACAGCAG AAAATGTCAGGAGAAGCTAGTCTAGCAGAGGAGAGACCCCAGTCTGCCAGTGACCAGAGAGCCCCAGCACCCCTTTCTACTCCTGCTCCTTCCCCGTGCAAGTCTCGCTCCAGGAGGTTTAAGCATGACTCGGGAGAGTCCACTTCCAGCAGTCAGAACATAACCACAGCTCCTGAACCCAGTCCTTCACCCAGCTCGACACAAACCCTCCCAGACAGCGCACACACTG CCCCTCTCAACTCCCCCCAGAGAAGGAGACGATCTCAGCGTTTAGTGACAAGCTCTGACCAGACCTCCCCTAACTCACCGCACATGAGGGATTCCATCTCCCACCCTCCACCCACAGACAGCTCTCAGAAAACTA ATGAAGACTGCTGCACTGCAGTCAAAACAGAAGCTTCTTCACAAAAGCCAGTTTCAGGAAGCACATCATCAGCCCCACCCGCTGGCAGTGCTCATTCACCAATCGCTGAGAAGGACAAGATGACTGACATGTTGCCTAGTAATCAAACAGCACTTGGAGAGAACTCTCCTTCTATAGTGATAG CTGCTGGTCAGAAACTTCCTTCCAGGATGCCTAAAACCAACAAACATACCAGAGAGCCAA TTATAAATACCAAGAAGTCTGATGACCCCACTGCTCCCAATGAGTCTCTAATAGATCTGGACCATAATAAATTTAAGTGTAAAGTCCCTGGCTGCTCTAAAGCATTCCGGAAAGCAAAGCTGCTGGACTATCACCTGAAGTACTATCATAACACAGAAAAGGAAATGGATGGCAAGGTCTGCTCACCAGAGAGGATGGGCCGCACCAGGGCCACATCTGCTTCCATGCCTACAAGCACCCTGTCCGATACCCCAGAAAACAAGAGACGCAGGACCGTCTCCACTTCTTCCTGTAGGTTTCCCTATGGAT CTCTGTCGTCTCAGGGCTTCATGCTTCAAATGGACAGCACTGGCTATGTGCGGCCTCCTAAGTTTTGTAAAAAGAAACGTTCTTCTGCCTCTATCAGTTCAGACAGTACAGAGGTGTCTCTACCACCTCCACCCTTTGATAACCACCATGACAGGTTTCTCAAGAAGGACAAGCACCTAGATGCAG GACTATGTATAAAGACAGAGCGAAAATTCAAACTAGAGGAAAAATGTCAGTTGTTTG CGaaaaagagagataaagacaGGCGGGACAGAAAAGAGAAGGACCTTTTCAGAATtaaacagaagaaaaagaaaaaaaagaagaagaaatcgAAACAACACT GTTATTCAGACCTGGAAGAGATGTCATTGGCTTACCTGGATAGACAGTCTTCCCCGCTACATCATTCTTCCTCCAGTGCCTTTTCAAAGCACAGCACCTTCCAATACCCTCGTGCCATACTGTCTGTCGACCTTACTGGGGAGA ACCTGTCAGACATTGACTTCCTGGAGGACTCGACCACTGAGAGTTTGCTGTTCAGTGGAGATGAGTATAACCAGGATTTAGACTCTATCGCCATGGAGGACTTCcaggatgaggatgatgatggtgatgatgagaTTGTCCGCTGTATCTGTGAGATGGATGAAGAAAACGGCTTCATGATTCAG TGTGAGGAGTGTATGTGCTGGCAGCACAGTGTGTGTATGGGACTTTTGGAGGACAGCATCCCCGAACAATACATCTGTTACATCTGCAGAGACCCTCCAG GTCAGAGGTGGAGTGCTAAATACCGTCATGATAAAGACTGGCTCCAAAAGGGCCACATGTATGGGCTATCCTTCCTCACAGAGAACTACTCGCATCAGAATGCCAAGAAGATTGTTTCCACTCACCAGCTTCTGGCTGATGTTTACAGTGTTAAAAACCTGCTCCATGGCCTTCAGCTCAAGATGGACATCTTACA GAACAAACATAACCCAAGTTTGCACTTATGGGCTCGGTCTTGGGTGAACTCTGATGAAGACCAGCCTATGGGGGGCATTCCAGACTGCTTACATTTCAAAGAGCACCTCAACCAGGACTCAAACCCTGAAACCTATATCACTAGCGAGCACAGCTACCAGAAACCTCCCGGAACAAGCCTTGAACACACTCAAAGGGATGAGCAGGGGACCCAAACAGCCTTGCACACCACACCATTTAATATAAATGAAGAAGAG GTAAGCAGTGCCATTGCACTGTCTAGCTGTGGAAATGACAGCAACCTGGGGTCCATGGAACAGGCCAGGAACTGCCTGCAGTGGCAGATGAACCTGCTTACACACATAGAAGACATTCAGAACCAGCTCTCAGGCCGCATGGACCTCATCGAGAAAGAGCTTGATG tGCTGGAGAGTTGGTTGGACTTCACGGGTGAATTGGAGCCTCCTGATCCCTTGGCCCGACTTCCACAGCTCAAGTGCCGAATCAAACAACTTCTGACGGACCTGGGAAAAGTACAGCAGATGAGCACCCTCTGCTCTGTGTGA